TTTGGCTGCTGCTGGCGTTGGCGGTGGAGCGACGGGCGTGACAGGAGCGGCAGTCGCGGGCGCTCGCAAAGAAAATTTCTTTGCCGCTTCAAGATATTTTGCCGCTTCCGCCGGATGGCCCAGCTCGTCATAGATCTTACTCAGGTTCTGGTACATTCGCGCGGCATCGGCAAAGCGTTCAGCGCGGACATACAAGCTGGCCAGACGCTGGTTCAGATTCACGTCCTTTGGAGCGAGCGGCAACGCAGCTTCCAGGGGCGGAATTGCCTTGGCAGGGACGTTGTAAGAAACATACAGCTCGGCGTCCGTCAGCGCGGACTCGATGGCCTTTTCCGTTGGCGGATCGTAACTCTGCTGCACCGGTGTGGCTGTTTCGTCCAGCTCCTCCACCATGAAGGCCTGCGCGGCTTCCTCCGGGCTCAGGATCCGCGTAGCGGAATCTTCTCCCAGCTTAGCCAGCATCTGTTTGTAATTCTGGGTATGGAGCGCGTTTTCGGGCTCCATTTCTGTGAGTTTCTTGTAGAGATCGCGCGCCTCAGTGAAATTACCTTTTTGCGCCGCCGTGTGCGCCTGAATCTCCATTACCTCGGCGGTCTGCGCGTGTCCGCCTGACTTGTTTGTGAGCCGGTTCAAAATGGCCAGAGCCGCCGGATTGTTCTGGACGCGGCTAGTCAGCGGGCCAAGCGTCTCCTGCAACGCCGCCGGATTGCCCCCGAACAGGCGTTCCGCATGCTTTTCATACAGGCGCAGCGCGCTCTCCTCGCGATTGTTGGTCACGTACCACTGCGCCACCGTGCTCACGCCTGTCGTGTCATTGTGCTTTGTCAGCAGCTTCTCGGCGACTTCTTCCACTCCATCCGCGTTGCCCGTATGAAGCTTAGCGCGTAAAAGCGCCCTCAGGCCGTCTGGCCGCGAATCGATGTCAGTGACCTGCTCCAGATAGATGACCGCAGCCTGGCTGTCGCCGGCCTCCACGGAAATCATTCCGCGCAGCATTAGCGCGCCTGTATTGGTTGGATCAAGAGCAAGCACTTTGCCCAGCGCTTCTTCCGCCGCGGTGTAAGAACCACGCGCATAAAGCGACTCAGCCGCACTGAAATAAATGTTGCGGGCTTCATCTTTCTTGCCAAGCTTCGTGTATAGATCGGCCAGCTTGGCCTGCGTGTGGGCATTTTCAGGATCAAGTTCCAGTATTTTCTGGAACACCCTGGCCGCCTGCGCGTTGTCGCCCGACTTTAAAAGATGGTCGGCCACCTGCATGTAGTGGACGCGGGCATCGTTATAGAGCCCCTGCTGCCCATAGAGCTCCGCCAGCTTGGTGATATTTTCGGCGTTGTAAGGGCCAATCTTGGTCAGCTTCTTGTAAATGGCAATCGCCTTCACGGCAAAGCCATTCTGCGCGTACTGGTCGCCAACTTTTTTAAAGTAATATGTGGCCTGATCGTTGTTGCCCACGCGCGCGTAGAGGTCCCCAATCGTATTCAGGACCGTCAGGTCCTTGGGGTCTTCCTTAATGACCTTTTCGTATTCAGAGATCGCATTGGGCAGCTTCCCTTGCTGGACAAACTTCTCCGCCTGCGCCAGGACCTTTACTTTGTTGAAACCAAACCCGAGTGCCATAAAAAATCAATAATCCGAAGGGGCAGCCTTTCCAAATGCCGTGGGAAATCGCGCGCAAGTGTAATTGGGGCTAAAGTACCACAGAAAAACGGCGAAACCCAAGCCACATGGGGCAATCGTTAGTGCATGTCGGTTATTTACCTTAAAGGTTCAGGTAAGTCCCCGCAATTCCGGCAGAAGCCCTGCGGTTTGAGTTTAAACCATGCGAGGGAGCACTTTCGTAGGATCAGGCCCCTAGGCCTTCAACCAGGATGTCTTTGAGGACGCCCCAAAGAGACACCCCGCCTATGGGCGGGGTGAAATTTAGCTCTTCTAACCGACTTCTGGAGATTGTGGCTAGGGCGTCGGTGGGTTTTTCGTCGGGGCGGACGCTAGATCTGCATTGCACGGCAGATTCACCGGCTGGCTGGCCGGGGATGGAGGACTCAAGTTGGGAGAAGAGAAATCAAAGAACTCTTCCATGTCCGCCTGGGCCGCGTCGCGAGCGTTGAGGCTCGGGAGATTGAACCGCTTCTCTACAAACTTCAAGACGGCGGTATAGTCCATGGGCGTGTGTGAGACGTAATGGGGCTTCGCAAATGGTGACACGATAATCAACGGCACGCGGAATCCCGTACGTATGAAATCGTCCGGAGGATCATTCGGTCGCAAGTCTCTGGGCTTGATACCGTCTGGACTGGGAACGTGCATGATGGGGGCGTCCGTTGGATACTTGCCTGGGCCAACCGCCTGGCCAGTTGCGCCGATCGACAATTCCTGGATCGGCCTCCCATCAATCATAGGGCCGACGTGATCAAATAGTCCTCCGTTTTCATCGAAGGTCTCAATGAAGATCGAATCTTTCCATGAAGGGCTGTTAATCAGCGCGACAAAGAGCGAATTCATGAAGGCCGCCCCAGGCTGTATGTTGTTGGTCTTTCCCGGATGCTCGTCACGCCCGGAGGAAAATCCCGGCTCAATGTATGAATACGCCGGCAGGGTATTGTTTTGCACATCTGTCAGAAACTGAGAGATGGGAACGATGTGGTCTTGCACTGTGGTCACGTAGGGCTGAAAGTTACGCAGTGACGTAATCAACTTTCCATCCGGCTGGCGATCGACGGAATAAATCTTCCATGAGATGCCTGCCGCGTCCAGAAGCTGAAAAATCGTCTTCGCGGTGAGCGTGGTGCCAGTGACCTGAGGCGGTTGCACCAAGCCTTGTGATGTGGCTGCCATGGCGTAAAGCCGGGTGTCTTCCGTCTGGGCCGGCTCAGGATTGTAGAAGCGATCAGAGGTGGCAAATTGTGTGGCGAACCAATAAGGCGAAGGCAAATCAGATTGGGTGTAATGGCCCATGGAGCGTACGCCTTCTGTATCTGGATCGCCGTCGAAAATCGCTCCCTGACCCGCGGTATGGACAAAACCATCCAAAAGGAGAGGAGCGCTGTCACTGGTATCAAAGCGGTTGGCGTTGCCATGGCTCTCCAGCCATGCTGCCGACGTGTTGTAGATGCAGCTCGTCGCCAGATGGAAAGTGGTAATTATGTCTCCATCGTCAGCGGGATTGGTGAAATCGTTTTCCAAATCATCGGCATCTCGTCCCAGGCCCAGACTCGCGCGATAGTCATTAATCTTGCCGAAGTAAGAGTCGAAAGACCGGTTCTCCTGCATCATGAAAATGATGTGGTTCACGCTCTGTAGCGAACCGGCGGGAGTGGGGGATGGCGTTGGCGATGCTGAGGCGCCGATGCCCAGTCCCTGGCATCCTGTGAGAAGAGTGAGAGACAACACAGCAAAAACAAGGGTAAGCGCGAGTTTTTTGGGCTGAGTCATAAAGGCCTGAAGGGGACAAGTCGTCCGCAACTTGCTGGGCTCAGAGCGGTTCGAGCAGCAGCTCTGACCATGGAATGAGATGTTGCCTCTCAGCGCGAAGTTGGATGTTGCTGGATTTACTTAGTTTTGACATCCCAAGCAGGTGTTCTGACATCTGAGGTTTTTAGCTGCTCTCAACACACTTTTGTTGAGGACAAACTTCGTTTAGGACCCTGGGGACCCGTTAAATGAGAATTGCAGTTGTAGGATCAGGTTATGTCGGGCTGGTAGCAGGAGCCTGTTTCGCTGAATTAGGCCATCAAGTTGTTCTGGTCGATAACGATGAACGCAAACTTGCCGAACTCCAACGCGGCGAGTGCCCTATCCATGAAAAATTCCTTCCTGAGCTGCTTGAGCGCCATCGCGGCAAGAGTCTGGATTTTACCGGCGATCTGGCAGACGCCGTGCGTCGTAGCCAGCTGATTTTCATCGCCGTAGGTACGCCGCCCAAGGATGACGGTGACGCCGATCTTTCTTATGTCGAATCAGTTGCCCAGGGCATTGCCTGCGCCATTGACGACTATAAAGTCGTTGTCGAAAAGAGCACGGTTCCGGTTTACACCAACAGCTGGGTAAGAAAGATCATGCTGTTGAACGGCGCGCCCGCTGAGCTGTTTGACGTTGCCTCCAATCCGGAGTTCCTGCGTGAGGGAACTGCCGTGGCAGACTTCCTCTATCCTGACCGCATTGTGGTGGGCGCGGATAGCGACCGCTGCGCTGACCTGCTGGCCGAGGCCTATCAGCCTCTGGTGGATGGCAGTTATTTCAAGAAACCTGACGCAATCCCCGGCCCGGTGACCGGCCCGTTTAAGGCA
The genomic region above belongs to Terriglobia bacterium and contains:
- a CDS encoding tetratricopeptide repeat protein, producing MALGFGFNKVKVLAQAEKFVQQGKLPNAISEYEKVIKEDPKDLTVLNTIGDLYARVGNNDQATYYFKKVGDQYAQNGFAVKAIAIYKKLTKIGPYNAENITKLAELYGQQGLYNDARVHYMQVADHLLKSGDNAQAARVFQKILELDPENAHTQAKLADLYTKLGKKDEARNIYFSAAESLYARGSYTAAEEALGKVLALDPTNTGALMLRGMISVEAGDSQAAVIYLEQVTDIDSRPDGLRALLRAKLHTGNADGVEEVAEKLLTKHNDTTGVSTVAQWYVTNNREESALRLYEKHAERLFGGNPAALQETLGPLTSRVQNNPAALAILNRLTNKSGGHAQTAEVMEIQAHTAAQKGNFTEARDLYKKLTEMEPENALHTQNYKQMLAKLGEDSATRILSPEEAAQAFMVEELDETATPVQQSYDPPTEKAIESALTDAELYVSYNVPAKAIPPLEAALPLAPKDVNLNQRLASLYVRAERFADAARMYQNLSKIYDELGHPAEAAKYLEAAKKFSLRAPATAAPVTPVAPPPTPAAAKPSWPPLPAETKPAPPPEPVAEAPVEMEAEAAPSVQEFSFDAADMVEAEPEPAVSAPINVAPADEPVPPPVGVSFEPVAIDAPTPRAAAPEAAEIDISNEWEEMIEVEPEESPAPALEVQSYQEILAEPAMPAEVPLEQVVSTEPEQPDLSAQVADKIQEIHFYISQAMWDQAKAAILDLTELAPDAPEVTELISQVSKGQQAKATPAAAEATPIETEEAPAAFAPIEVAEPSAPVIEDRPIVAQAAPAMDLENVLDIVEPPARVPSQPAAQAAAQSTEDILGDFLQDLEKSDLADFAPKETHRPPSAPTPAPAMAAAAVPAIDKRSNGDMKDTESANVLSDILSELQEETSEAAEPEEDPETHYNLGIAFKEMGLLDEAIGELQKVCHAVDRGAPFSQPIQALTWLAQCLVDKGAPEAAVRWYQKALQLPGLDSGSRCSIYYDLGAAYQAAGDNKAALTNFMEVYGSNIDFRDVASRIKALKA